Genomic window (Gasterosteus aculeatus chromosome 13, fGasAcu3.hap1.1, whole genome shotgun sequence):
CAGAAATACATGTCGACTACGTAAGTAGGACCAACACAAATGATCTAACAAGACTCTTAACATGGTCCTGTCTTTTTCCATAAGCTCTATTGAGACGGGGGCCGACCGACTTAACACCCCCTTTACAAATAATCCACAGTCTCACCTGAAAGGTTGATATCTGTGAGGGAGTCTCTGGTCGTGGTCCCTGCTGCTGTCAGCAGGTTGACAGACTGGTCGTTGATATGGTTGcagtagctcaggtccagcatGGACAGAGAGGGCATCTGCCGACTGATGAGACGTAAAGACGCGTCGGTGATGTCCAGCCCGGCCAGCCGCAGGTCCTCCACGTTGCGCAGCTTGCAGCGGTTATCCAGCTGACCTGTCGGTGGGTAACGCAAGAAACCTGCCAGATCAGTAGCTGTCTCTGGTCGACAGGTGCATGACAGGCAACAGGGATCGTTGGGGAGTCAAAGCTGGAAATGTGAAACTTCTAACCTGCATTAAACTTTTTTCTATGCTTTGGTTCTAAAACCCAAATCCTGAAGGGGAAGGAAATATTGGTTTTCCAGGAGAAATAATctgttttacagaaaataacCTCTAATTTGGAGTATCAACTGGGTAGGTACCATGTGCAATGTTAGCCACTATGAATGAAGTAGTCCATTAAGGGTTGtcataaacacatttaaagcacGGCTTGTTCTTTTTCGCCGCCCCCTCCCCAAATTACCTGGTCTGTTGTCTGTGGGGGGCGACAGGAGATCCCTCATCTGTGGGTCTTTTAGTCCCTCCACCCACTGGACGTCCAAGGTGCGCAGTAGGGGGCAGCTGGAGGTGCAGAGCGCGGATACAGCTGCCCAAGAACACCCCGATAACCGCAGCACCCGCAAACCTAAAAACAACACAGCGGCGCTTTACAACGCGGACACAGaaccacagaaacaaaaacacagagttCTCCTTGTTCACAGATCAATTAGCGCTCGTAGTTAGGTACCTGGCAATCTATTTATAAGCCAGCTTAATTGTTTCTTGGAAATGTTGGTCCAGCTGAGGTCTAGAGAGAGGGGCTGTCGGCGGATAATCCCACTCAGCATGAGCGGGGTGATGGAGGTGCAGCGGTTCAGGTCAATCTTTGTCCAAAGTCTCTTATCACAACACCTTGACATCAGAGAGAAAGACGTGGGCTTCATGTTATTTCTTTAAAAGGATTCGTACGTTGTGTTTAAAACATGCCCCGCGTGCCCTGTGCACCTACCATCTGTTCCACGTCTTGCAAACcctcatgcagacacacagctcCTGGTGCGCGAGGTAGCCGAAGATCTTCATCCACACCTCGCGCTGAATGACGTGCGTTTTACCGTCTCTCAGGGGCAGTCTGTCGGGAGGCGGGCTTATCGGCGGGGGCCGAATGACGTGCCGCTCCATTTGGACACACTTGGGCGGCGAGTGCGGGGGCACCGGCCGGTTGGTCGGCGTGCTCCTGTTGAAGCCCAGCGGAGTGATCTGACTCGGGTAGAAGTGGCGCAGCTCCCAGGGGGTCCCGTTCATCTCCTTGGCCTTGAGGTGGGGCCTCTGATCCCCGAGCTCGCTGCCGTTGCGGAACAACCTCTTGGGCTCCTCGTTTTCCGTCTCCGGCTCCACCTTGAGGGGTTGCAGGTTCTCGTTGGCCAGGCAGTCCTCCGTCTTCTGGATTTCCTGGTTCAGGGCTTTGCTCAGCTCTCGGCTCAGCTCTCTGTTCGGCAAGCGGCGCTTGCGGCGAGCTTTAGGACACGGACCCTTTTCCTGGGTCTCGCTCCCGCCCTCGCTGCTGGGGCCAGCCTGCGGGGAGCTGCACAGGGACTGGTCGCTGTCCCCAACGGGGGTTTTAACGCAGGGATTCAAAAGTGCATTCTTGGAGTCCTTTTCATCCCCTTCTTCTTCGGTGTCTC
Coding sequences:
- the kdm2ba gene encoding lysine (K)-specific demethylase 2Ba isoform X2, coding for MALSLSGDDEEYDSESEQRAANRPKPKVGTSSAVKLPSNRTSSGARRRRTRCRKCEACLRTECGECHFCKDMKKFGGPGRMKQSCIMRQCIAPVLPHTAVCVVCKEAGKEDTLEEEEDKFNFMLMECSICNEIVHPNCLKVSDASGVVNDELPNCWECPKCNHAGKSGKVLKQKRGPGFKYASNLPGSLLREQKPVKEEVGDVSSATKRRPDREETPRFRPEEPLHRLPPLLSPSNLPRPRPEDKLRKKRKLFDDDEEEDLGVRKKEKSDDPYFSKLLHRIKTEEEDDDAYYEEEDEEGRGPPYRGLLERKRPFGDTEEEGDEKDSKNALLNPCVKTPVGDSDQSLCSSPQAGPSSEGGSETQEKGPCPKARRKRRLPNRELSRELSKALNQEIQKTEDCLANENLQPLKVEPETENEEPKRLFRNGSELGDQRPHLKAKEMNGTPWELRHFYPSQITPLGFNRSTPTNRPVPPHSPPKCVQMERHVIRPPPISPPPDRLPLRDGKTHVIQREVWMKIFGYLAHQELCVCMRVCKTWNRWCCDKRLWTKIDLNRCTSITPLMLSGIIRRQPLSLDLSWTNISKKQLSWLINRLPGLRVLRLSGCSWAAVSALCTSSCPLLRTLDVQWVEGLKDPQMRDLLSPPTDNRPGQLDNRCKLRNVEDLRLAGLDITDASLRLISRQMPSLSMLDLSYCNHINDQSVNLLTAAGTTTRDSLTDINLSVCNRVTDHSLNFFKRCGSICQIDLRFCKQVTKTACERFIAEMSVSVPFRLKEDKLLQKTS
- the kdm2ba gene encoding lysine (K)-specific demethylase 2Ba isoform X5 encodes the protein MKKFGGPGRMKQSCIMRQCIAPVLPHTAVCVVCKEAGKEDTLEEEEDKFNFMLMECSICNEIVHPNCLKVSDASGVVNDELPNCWECPKCNHAGKSGKVLKQKRGPGFKYASNLPGSLLREQKPVKEEVGDVSSATKRRPDREETPRFRPEEPLHRLPPLLSPSNLPRPRPEDKLRKKRKLFDDDEEEDLGVRKKEKSDDPYFSKLLHRIKTEEEDDDAYYEEEDEEGRGPPYRGLLERKRPFGDTEEEGDEKDSKNALLNPCVKTPVGDSDQSLCSSPQAGPSSEGGSETQEKGPCPKARRKRRLPNRELSRELSKALNQEIQKTEDCLANENLQPLKVEPETENEEPKRLFRNGSELGDQRPHLKAKEMNGTPWELRHFYPSQITPLGFNRSTPTNRPVPPHSPPKCVQMERHVIRPPPISPPPDRLPLRDGKTHVIQREVWMKIFGYLAHQELCVCMRVCKTWNRWCCDKRLWTKIDLNRCTSITPLMLSGIIRRQPLSLDLSWTNISKKQLSWLINRLPGLRVLRLSGCSWAAVSALCTSSCPLLRTLDVQWVEGLKDPQMRDLLSPPTDNRPGQLDNRCKLRNVEDLRLAGLDITDASLRLISRQMPSLSMLDLSYCNHINDQSVNLLTAAGTTTRDSLTDINLSVCNRVTDHSLNFFKRCGSICQIDLRFCKQVTKTACERFIAEMSVSVPFRLKEDKLLQKTS
- the kdm2ba gene encoding lysine (K)-specific demethylase 2Ba isoform X4: MALSLSGDDEEYDSESEQRAANRPKPKVGTSSAVKLPSNRTSSGARRRRTRCRKCEACLRTECGECHFCKDMKKFGGPGRMKQSCIMRQCIAPVLPHTAVCVVCKEAGKEDTLEEEEDKFNFMLMECSICNEIVHPNCLKVSDASGVVNDELPNCWECPKCNHAGKSGKQKRGPGFKYASNLPGSLLREQKPVKEEVGDVSSATKRRPDREETPRFRPEEPLHRLPPLLSPSNLPRPRPEDKLRKKRKLFDDDEEEDLGVRKKEKSDDPYFSKLLHRIKTEEEDDDAYYEEEDEEGRGPPYRGLLERKRPFGDTEEEGDEKDSKNALLNPCVKTPVGDSDQSLCSSPQAGPSSEGGSETQEKGPCPKARRKRRLPNRELSRELSKALNQEIQKTEDCLANENLQPLKVEPETENEEPKRLFRNGSELGDQRPHLKAKEMNGTPWELRHFYPSQITPLGFNRSTPTNRPVPPHSPPKCVQMERHVIRPPPISPPPDRLPLRDGKTHVIQREVWMKIFGYLAHQELCVCMRVCKTWNRWCCDKRLWTKIDLNRCTSITPLMLSGIIRRQPLSLDLSWTNISKKQLSWLINRLPGLRVLRLSGCSWAAVSALCTSSCPLLRTLDVQWVEGLKDPQMRDLLSPPTDNRPGQLDNRCKLRNVEDLRLAGLDITDASLRLISRQMPSLSMLDLSYCNHINDQSVNLLTAAGTTTRDSLTDINLSVCNRVTDHSLNFFKRCGSICQIDLRFCKQVTKTACERFIAEMSVSVPFRLKEDKLLQKTS
- the kdm2ba gene encoding lysine (K)-specific demethylase 2Ba isoform X1, with amino-acid sequence MALSLSGDDEEYDSESEQQRAANRPKPKVGTSSAVKLPSNRTSSGARRRRTRCRKCEACLRTECGECHFCKDMKKFGGPGRMKQSCIMRQCIAPVLPHTAVCVVCKEAGKEDTLEEEEDKFNFMLMECSICNEIVHPNCLKVSDASGVVNDELPNCWECPKCNHAGKSGKVLKQKRGPGFKYASNLPGSLLREQKPVKEEVGDVSSATKRRPDREETPRFRPEEPLHRLPPLLSPSNLPRPRPEDKLRKKRKLFDDDEEEDLGVRKKEKSDDPYFSKLLHRIKTEEEDDDAYYEEEDEEGRGPPYRGLLERKRPFGDTEEEGDEKDSKNALLNPCVKTPVGDSDQSLCSSPQAGPSSEGGSETQEKGPCPKARRKRRLPNRELSRELSKALNQEIQKTEDCLANENLQPLKVEPETENEEPKRLFRNGSELGDQRPHLKAKEMNGTPWELRHFYPSQITPLGFNRSTPTNRPVPPHSPPKCVQMERHVIRPPPISPPPDRLPLRDGKTHVIQREVWMKIFGYLAHQELCVCMRVCKTWNRWCCDKRLWTKIDLNRCTSITPLMLSGIIRRQPLSLDLSWTNISKKQLSWLINRLPGLRVLRLSGCSWAAVSALCTSSCPLLRTLDVQWVEGLKDPQMRDLLSPPTDNRPGQLDNRCKLRNVEDLRLAGLDITDASLRLISRQMPSLSMLDLSYCNHINDQSVNLLTAAGTTTRDSLTDINLSVCNRVTDHSLNFFKRCGSICQIDLRFCKQVTKTACERFIAEMSVSVPFRLKEDKLLQKTS
- the kdm2ba gene encoding lysine (K)-specific demethylase 2Ba isoform X3 codes for the protein MALSLSGDDEEYDSESEQQRAANRPKPKVGTSSAVKLPSNRTSSGARRRRTRCRKCEACLRTECGECHFCKDMKKFGGPGRMKQSCIMRQCIAPVLPHTAVCVVCKEAGKEDTLEEEEDKFNFMLMECSICNEIVHPNCLKVSDASGVVNDELPNCWECPKCNHAGKSGKQKRGPGFKYASNLPGSLLREQKPVKEEVGDVSSATKRRPDREETPRFRPEEPLHRLPPLLSPSNLPRPRPEDKLRKKRKLFDDDEEEDLGVRKKEKSDDPYFSKLLHRIKTEEEDDDAYYEEEDEEGRGPPYRGLLERKRPFGDTEEEGDEKDSKNALLNPCVKTPVGDSDQSLCSSPQAGPSSEGGSETQEKGPCPKARRKRRLPNRELSRELSKALNQEIQKTEDCLANENLQPLKVEPETENEEPKRLFRNGSELGDQRPHLKAKEMNGTPWELRHFYPSQITPLGFNRSTPTNRPVPPHSPPKCVQMERHVIRPPPISPPPDRLPLRDGKTHVIQREVWMKIFGYLAHQELCVCMRVCKTWNRWCCDKRLWTKIDLNRCTSITPLMLSGIIRRQPLSLDLSWTNISKKQLSWLINRLPGLRVLRLSGCSWAAVSALCTSSCPLLRTLDVQWVEGLKDPQMRDLLSPPTDNRPGQLDNRCKLRNVEDLRLAGLDITDASLRLISRQMPSLSMLDLSYCNHINDQSVNLLTAAGTTTRDSLTDINLSVCNRVTDHSLNFFKRCGSICQIDLRFCKQVTKTACERFIAEMSVSVPFRLKEDKLLQKTS
- the kdm2ba gene encoding lysine (K)-specific demethylase 2Ba isoform X6; translated protein: MKKFGGPGRMKQSCIMRQCIAPVLPHTAVCVVCKEAGKEDTLEEEEDKFNFMLMECSICNEIVHPNCLKVSDASGVVNDELPNCWECPKCNHAGKSGKQKRGPGFKYASNLPGSLLREQKPVKEEVGDVSSATKRRPDREETPRFRPEEPLHRLPPLLSPSNLPRPRPEDKLRKKRKLFDDDEEEDLGVRKKEKSDDPYFSKLLHRIKTEEEDDDAYYEEEDEEGRGPPYRGLLERKRPFGDTEEEGDEKDSKNALLNPCVKTPVGDSDQSLCSSPQAGPSSEGGSETQEKGPCPKARRKRRLPNRELSRELSKALNQEIQKTEDCLANENLQPLKVEPETENEEPKRLFRNGSELGDQRPHLKAKEMNGTPWELRHFYPSQITPLGFNRSTPTNRPVPPHSPPKCVQMERHVIRPPPISPPPDRLPLRDGKTHVIQREVWMKIFGYLAHQELCVCMRVCKTWNRWCCDKRLWTKIDLNRCTSITPLMLSGIIRRQPLSLDLSWTNISKKQLSWLINRLPGLRVLRLSGCSWAAVSALCTSSCPLLRTLDVQWVEGLKDPQMRDLLSPPTDNRPGQLDNRCKLRNVEDLRLAGLDITDASLRLISRQMPSLSMLDLSYCNHINDQSVNLLTAAGTTTRDSLTDINLSVCNRVTDHSLNFFKRCGSICQIDLRFCKQVTKTACERFIAEMSVSVPFRLKEDKLLQKTS